The Solea senegalensis isolate Sse05_10M linkage group LG14, IFAPA_SoseM_1, whole genome shotgun sequence genomic sequence CTCATAGAACCACACTTGAGtagtagggctgcaatgattatttgatcaagcttccagcttcttaaatgtgattgttttcttgtttctttgcttcataaaacaaagaaatcattccaACTtgttcattttgacatttgataatatcatcatttccacgtttgatcAGCTGATCGATATTATGGTGTCAGGTTTATAAATCtgacgccatacaatattttatgaaccaaacatcTGATTGattaatggaaaaaataatcaacagatgaataaaataatggttagtttgCAGCTCATTAGATTAAACAGTGACATGATACCCCTGGAATGATATGATTGTTCATGTTTATTACTATTGATGGACAGGTATCTTCATCAttatgacctctgacctctaacTGTTTCAGTGTGGCCTCAGGAAGAGTACATTGTGGAGTATTCGCTGGAGTACGGTTTCCTGCGTCTGTCCCAGAGCACGAGACAACGACTCAACATCCCCGTCATGGTGGTCACTCTGGGTCAGAGGCCAACTCAATGTCACAtgacatgtcacatgactctgtcTCAGTCATATGACTCTAATATGTCTCGCCTGTCTCATCCAGATCCCATGAAGGACGAGTGCTTCGGTGATGGATTCAGTCGTTTCTTGCTTGATGAGTTTCTGGGATACGACGACATCCTGATGTCCAGCGTGAAGGCGCTTGCTGAGAACGAGGAGAACAAAGGTAGAGATGTCTGTTACTGACCTGTCAATCAACAACACCACCAATCACTTTCCCACTGTTACTGACCTGTCAATCaacgacgtgtgtgtgtgtgcgtgtgcgtgtgcgtgtgcgtgtgcgtgtgcgcaggGTTCTTGAGGAACGTTGTATCAGGAGAACATTATCGGTTTGTCAGTATGTGGATGGCCAGAACCTCGTACCTGGCTGCTTTTGTCATCATGGTCATATTTGTAAGTAAACAAGTAAAAGTGAACATTAACCatctctgttattattattatcatcattattattgataataataatacaaataataaaaatgataataatattatcagTAGTATTATAGTATTCATAGTATCATCAGTTGTATTCATAGTATCATCAGTAGTATTCATAGTATCATCAGTAGTATTCATAGTATCATCAGTAGTATTATGTATTAAACCCTcaactgatgatgatgttgttgttgtcttccttagactctctctgtgtccatgCTGCTCAGATATTCTCACCACCAGATCTTCGTCTTCATCGGTCAGCTTCCTCTGAGAAAGTCCACTTTGAGTCCACTTTTAAGGTTTCTGGTCTCATAGTggtccctgtgtgtctctggttTCTGTCTGTCCCCCTTTAGTGGATCTGCTTCAGATGTTGGAGATGAACATGACCATTGCTTTCCCAGCAGCCCCTCTGCTCACCGTCATCCTGGCCCTCGTCGGTAAGTTCTTTCGTCTGAAAATCAAGACCATGACCAGACCAAAGCCTCAAATCTCAGACAGGTAATTTATGGAGGTGTTGacgatgtcacttcctgtctgcaggtATGGAGGCCATCATGTCAGAGTTCTTCAATGACACAACCACCGCCTTCTACATCATCCTCATCGTTTGGCTGGCTGACCAATACGACGCCATCTGCTGCCACACCAACACCAGCAAACGCCATTGGCTGAGGTGAGTCACAGGTCACGTGACCAATACGGACTCAACCATTGGCTCTTTCAGAGAACTACTTagtcaaacaaatacacaactacacatttcttcaggttcttgtctttgtttcctAGAGTTCTTTAGGTTCTGGTCTTTGTGTCCTTGAGTTTTTTAGGttcttgtctttgtctcctcagattcttgtctttgtgtcctctggttctttaggttcttgtttttgtcttttcaggtTCTTCTATCTGTACCACTTTGCGTTCTACGCATACCACTACCGCTTCAATGGTCAGTACAGCAGTTTGGCACTGGTCACTTCCTGGCTCTTCATTCAGGTGAGAACTAGCATCTGGGTTAGGTTAAtcttaatcctaatcctaactcCAGGATCAATGTTAGTGTTTATTGATGAGTCGGGGATGTGGTGGATGGAGTCCTTCTGTTGTCCACTAACACTGTGTTCTTCTCAGCACTCCATGATCTACTTCTTCCACCACTACGAGCTTCCTGCCATCCTGCAGCAAATCCGGATACAGGAGATGCTGCTGCAGAACCAGGCGGGTCAGAACCACCAGACGGCGCTGCAGGACAACCTGAACAACAATACAGCTGCTGCCGCCAATGCAGGTACACCGGGACCCGTGGACCCCGCCCAGTCTCCTGCCTCATCCaatcctgcagctgcagcagcagcggcagcagcagcagcagcaggcggaGCAGAGGTGAGGGCGGAGCTAAACTGGGTTGCTCACACGGCTGCCATCATCACAGAAGCTCTATCCTCGACGACCCAGAACACCACTGGGGTTGATGCAGAGTCCCGCCTCTCCAGTGGAAGTCATGGgtcaggagaaggaggagcagggggaggagCAGAAGGTGATGATGATTCAAATGTTTCAGCAGAAACTAAAACCACAGCTCATCCAATCAGAGGCCTGCAGATGGAGGCAGGGCCTTCAGGGGCGGGGCTCTCACAGGAGCCTGCACagacagactcctccccctcacaATGTCCAGGTACAGACTGTGGACCACAGACTGTGATGACCTCATCCTGAATCCTTTTGACATCATCAGCTGATCGGGGGATTGATCACTGATTACCTGATTGATTGAAATTTAAATATCTGAAGTATTGATTGTTTAGTTCTTAAAGTCTTTCAATCAATCACATGCTGGTGGGCGGGTCAGCTGACTTCACATCATAATAATCTATCACAGCTGATCGATGGTTAATTGGCTCTAATTGTTTAGAGCAGCTGAAGGTTGTCTTGTTGATTTATTGATCCATCAGGACTTCCTGTCTGGTCATAAActtcagcagcagagtgagctGATTAATTGTGAATGTCAGCTGTCATACCTCAGGCCCCGCCTCCTGTGCCCCTGAATGCATCGCAGTGATAAGCCACGTCCCCTGGGGTGTATTCAGGTACTGCCTACCTGCGCCACTtggtggttgtttttgtgtcctaCACTTTtgaatcatgtttttatttttctgtgttgaCAGCGTCCGCCTGACGATGAGgaaatttgttttgtaaagatgaaacaatataaacaagtggtcatgtgacctgaagAATTGAACTGtaacacaaattaaataaaaatgttcatgtcTCAGATTGAAGCTGGTTTTGTGGTAACTCAACACATGGTGGCGCTCTTGTGATTGGAGACCTTTTTACACATTGAAGCAAACCAACAGTGTcacaataaacaaatgtttattactgaacaaactgaaatacaaaaataaaatcacatgacACAGTAAAACCAGGACATAAAACCTAAGGCCCCACCCACTGCATGCTTACTGGCCCAGGCAGCTGTCAATCTCCtaacacatgaacaaaaactGTGACCCCTTGACCTTACGgccattattttattttcatagttCATAGGAACTGAgcatgcaggaaaaaaaaaaaaagctattggTTTAGATGCCCCGCCCCATCTACTTATGTCCCTTGCTGGTCTTGAAAGACACCTGCAGGACCTTATCCCCCAGTCGGTAGCCGTTCAGGCTGTGGATCGCCATGGCGGCTTCTTCGTAGTTCGCCATCGTGACGAAGCCAAAACCTTTGcacttgtttgtgttgaaaTCTCGGATCACCTTCACGTTGATGACAGCGCCAAACGGCCCGAACATCTGCCATAGGATGGCCTCGTCTGCATCCTGACCCAGATTATAGATGAAGATGCACCAACCGGAGGATGAGCCCCCTGAGACTCCGCCCCCTCCGCTCATATGGTCCACACTCATCGGAGAAAACCTGGAACCAAGATGGAAGACGACCAAAGAGACTCAGGATTATTGGTCCAGGATTAAGTCAAATACATGAGCTATCactaaaaaaaccaaacaaagacatAATGCAACCATTTCTAAATTTAAAGATAGAAGAAACTAGCAACTAACTAAAGTAATGACAAATAAGTCACTGCCAATTTCACTCAATTttacactaaacacacacacagtaactgaaGTCCTTTTGACGATATTTGAACAGGTTAGAAAACGTTGGTTAATTAACATGAACATAACTCAGGTTAACAGACCAGTCAGGATTAGTCAAGCCCGGCTcttattgtgaaaggtcaacaggaagtgattgtgAGCTCCTGACCTGAATCTCTGCGCCTGGTGATGAACCGGTCCTCCGAAGCGCCGTGATTGGCCGTGGTACATCGGTGACGTGGACTGCGAGTTCCTGCCCTGGTTAGGATTTGCAGCGAACTTGACCGTGATTGGCTCGGAGCTGCCGGGGGGCGTGTTACCGTTCAGGTGCTTGATGGCGTCTTCAGCTTCGGCTCGCTTATCAAAGCGAATAAAGGCCACGCCTCTGGACAAACCTGAAGAGCCAATGAGATGACAAGTGAGAGCGGGAACCGGAGGGTGACGATTGGTCACCCAATGGGTCACCTGAGAGATCACATGACTGACCTGAGAGGTCACACGACTGACCTGAGAGGTCACCTGACTGACCTGAGGCCTGGTCCACCAGTACTCGGGAGTTAATGATGCGTCCGAAACGAGCGAACATGTCCTCGAGTTCGGGCTGACTCAGAGTTCGGGGCAAACCGCTGATGTACAAGTTTGCATCTTTGATCGTGTCAGAGCTCGGCCGTGCGAACGACACCtgcacaggtcaaaggtcacatgtgAGTGAGACACCAGTGCCATCGTGACACAAAGATcgtaagaaaaaacaaacaaagaaaaaaaaaccccaataacAATAAAATTTGGTCcagacatttaaatgtgtcaaaataaaaacagttctttatcaaaaaacaaaaacaggctttgaaaataaaagcatcagtgtttaaaaataaaagacaggtcACAGTGGAAAATACCTTCATCCTGGGACAGTACAGTGTCCTCTACTGTCCGGAGAACATAAGACATGTGTGAGGTGAGACAGGacacactgaaacactttaCCTTGATGGTTTTAGACTGTAGCCTCAGACCATTGAGCGTATTGATCGCTCGCTCGGCATCAATATGGTTAACAAAGTTAACAAAGCCGTAACCTAAACTGTGGCctagagaaacacaaacaaaaaaacaacaacaacaacaaaataaaacaacagcagacGCACACACCGGCGTCCACGCCACAAAAAAACATAGTGATGTCACACTTCACTTTATCACAACGGAACGCCGAGCAACACGACCAACGCAAATTTTTACAACAGAGATCGCAACTTAGCATTTAGCTTGTtggctaagctaagctaacatatAAGCGGACATATTCCACTGTCTCACACAGCTGCGTGTCTGTAACTTTGTTAATAAAGTTACTTAGTTTTGAtaattttgttgtcttttttttaaaagataaggaaaaaataaagtggttaatttgtgtaaaaactgatattctttgttttttaaaatcacatttgtatGGATTCATTTCTTTATGCGTTTGTGAAGATCTGATGATTTTAagatttaatttagtttaactACTCGTCAATTTCACTGGAATGACTTTATTTACtgatcaaaaaaaaagtgactcaaATCCGTGACGTGATTATTGATCTGTGacatcactaaaaaaaaacactgttctgATCAAACCCAGAAAACCAAATGTTTCCATCCATCGAAttcagaggaaaacacatgctttcaaattaaaatgtgttcacGCAACAACCTatcagagaggagagtgagtgagaccGCCTCCTGTCACAGAGTGAGACCTTGTCATGTCAGAGTGAGACTCAATGAGTGAGACTGCCTCCTGTCACAGAGTGAGACCTCCTTATGTAAGAGTGAGACTCAATGAGTGAGACTGCCTCCTGTCACAGAGTGAGACTCAATGAGTGAGACTGCCTCCTGTCACAGAGTGAGACTCACTGAGTGAGACTGCCTCCTGTCACAGTGTGAGACTTCCTGTAACAgacatcattcactcacttatCGATCAGCTGATTGAGTCCAAGTGTTTCCTGGGTTTGATCAAAACTAAAATATCTTCATATATTTCATCATCAAAACGTTACAAAACATTTTctacattcaaaacaaagacaggaagaaaaTCAATAACTACGACTCATCACATATTCAAAgtgactgtaaaacaaaaacagtgtttctCATCGTAGTTAAGATCATCATTGATCTGTGTCGTCATAGTAACTGAAAAGTAAAACAGTCCAGAAAAAAATTCTTTcagagaaaaatcacagaatcaccttttaaaagaaaaaaacagtagaattcattaaaaacaaagaaaaaatatgaacaaaaatcagctgatcatcaaagaagaagaaacccaaaaaacaaaatacaaataagaaATGTACACTGTACttatactactaatactacAGTACAACAAGTACTACAGTATAAATACTATCAGGTATTACAGCATAAATTCTATCAAGTACCACAGTATAAATACTGTCAAGTATTTACCACAGTTCAACAGCAGTAATGAGTAGGATTTATAAAATAAACTCTACAATACAGAGAGTACACAGTCAGTACTACACCTAGTGGTACACAGTGGTACGGAAGCAGAACTGAGCCACACTTGCTGTCATATTTCACGCACTGTAGTACCACTGCAGCGGTACTGCAGTGGTACTACAGTGCAGTACAGGGGGCGGGACTTACCTGCCACTTTGTCGCGGATGAGTTTTGCCGACTCAACTTCACCGACGCTGCTGAACAGACTTCGCAGTTCGTCCTGACTCATGCTCTGCGGCAGGTAGTTCACGATCAGGTTTGTCCTCGCGTCTTCGTCCTCCATCATCTGCTCACTGAAGCCGTTGTTGTACAAATCCTGAGCATaattatgacatcatcaggtaacattatgacatcatcagcacaCCACAGCAGCCAGTGAGAGCGTGGCACTCACCGTTCCTTTGGCCGCATGCTGAGCATCTCTGACGTCACTCTGTGACGACTGAACCTCGCACACCTGAGACAAAGAGGAGGCGGGGCTTTAATTCATCGGAGGTGCACAGATGAGAAGTAAGCTTACTTACTTCTAagcttacttacttctagctcttatttgtacccaaatgtttaaatgcacttattgtaagtcactttggataaaagcgtctgctaaatgacatgtaatgtaatgtaatgaggtgaagagtgtatgtgtgtgttactgatCCATTCAAAGTTACTTATCAACTCACCTTCAGGTACCTGATGTGTCCTCTTCTCAGCGCCATGGAAACCACTTAGGAAGTTCACtgtgtctggaaaaaaaagaggcagtgaCATGTGACTAATACAATACAACTTTGATCAACAAACCAATAAATTAGTAGATATAAGGATCAGGTTCTTTGGACAcgcatttgttttaatttaataaaagacTCTgttaataaaatctacgtcattTTAATTCTccgatatctacgtcacatgttcacgtctttaacTCACTGGTaagacttttgtaaaccactcactctcccacaccaaacctcacagtgattttagctcacggggacacaggagcttctggtcctctgctgcctcgtgtggtcactttgtgtcactgaggtcaatctgaacaaaggatttcaaacactgaagtgacaaaataagacatttaaacttagtAAAGGATgcggaggcagcagaggatcggcaactcctgtgtgctgcgatgttcaaatcactgattttctctatggggtttagTGTGGGAGTTTTACAGATGAAACGAAAAAACGCATCCAGGACTGATCCGGATCAGACCGGTCTGGATCCTTCAGACCCAGTGGCGTGAACACAAGATCTGATAATTTtatgaaaagatgaaataatAGAATTAATAAAAGATTAAGCGTCTAGAGCGCGCTAACAGCGCGCTAACGTTAGCTGCATGTTAGCCGCGTGGCCGCAGCCGAGGCTACGTGGCTATCGGTGCTAAGAAACGCTAACACTCGTCGACAGTCTTACCCGAAAATGTGTCGGGGCGTCACTCAAATGTGTCGTTTACAGGCGGTGGATGTTCACGCTGATTCTAAGATGAAGATTAATCGTTATTAGCCGTTAGCCGCTCCCAGCTCCTCACAAAGGAAACTAACTCACGCGCACTGACTCAAGTCTCGCACGATCTCTACGTTGTCCTCGTTTCCGAGACTATGAACCGTTTTGTGCAGTACTGCCCCCCATGGAGATGGAGTTGACAttacattctatttttttttttcagttgatcATGTGACCTCAGATTTCAGCGCGTTATCGAGAAAGAAcgatttttttaaagagagaacTGTTTTCTTATTATCGAGTGTATTCTTGggtgtgtcactctgtgtgtgtaattgtggccgtgtgtgtctgcgtgcatgtgtgtgtgcgcgcggaAGGAACGTTTGTAAAGTATTTTGTTCCGATACGTTGGGACTCGGGAGCACATGCTGGTGACGTCAACGCTGACTTCCGCTGCGGAAGCCGTGTCTGAtgtaaacaaagcagaaacaacTCTTCACGTAGAAACAATAGAATCTGTGTCAAACATGTACGCGCGTGGAGTCTgatccaggaccaggaccaggacgaGGACCAGAACTGGAACCAGCACCAGAACCATAACTGGAACCAGGACCAGAACCATGTCTATGGAAGATCCGTTCTTCGTCGTCAAAGGGTCAGAATAATGTGCTAACAGGTTTTGGGCTAAAGCTAGTGCTAGCTGATAGCTGTTAAAGCTAACACACTAAAGCTACGGCTGACTGTGACTTCATGAAGTTTAAACATGAGAACTTTATTAATCTTTGATTTGAACACACATAGGTGTTTACACAGTGAGGATGACTTAGAACAAGTAACTGTTGTtaccataacaacaacaacaacaacatatgatGAATGTGTTACCGTGGTAACATGTAACCATAGGTGTGACATGTACAAGGTGAAGTTCTatggtttccatgacaacagtgGTGTTTGACAGGGAGGTGGAGAAGGCAGTGAACGCAGCACAGGGTCTTCATCACAGATGGAgggagctgctgcaggagggGGGCGGAGCCTCCACACAGGAAATGGACTGGACAACCAATGAGCTGAGGAACAGTCTGCGCTCCATCGAGTGGGATTTAGAAGATTTGGACGAGACTGTCAATATCCTTTCATCGGGAACTGCGCACTTCATATAATCTGTGATTAGGATAATCTAGActaggggtcaccaacctttttgagaccgagagctacctgaagggtagtgaataatatggagggctaccatattaacattttatgcaatttaccatttcaattatgaatattatgcattcaattgcatacacattaattccagtgcttactcctaacgattatcacatttttataaataatatcaatgatattttactcagtgatcatatggatgcatacaagtgaggtgaagtgggCCTGCTGGCACCTGTTACCAGGTGCTCATGGGCACCACGTTGTTGACCACTGATCCAGaccataataacacacacacacacacacacacacacacacacacacacacacacacacacacacacacactgtgagcaCGCGCCACTGTCACCACCGCGTCACCAGTGCTCCCTCAATATTCCACAGACGTAAAAGTTGTCTTTAGTTTATGaacattttgaataataattGTTACATTATCAATAGGTGTGAGtataaatgaaacacaacactttttgtTCTTTATCTAATGTTACATCCTGTAACTGTTTGATTTCTGGTATTgtttcatacaaacacacgtTATATTTACAGGTATTTATGAGACTATTGATCTGCAGAGAGCAGCCACGGCTGAGTGTGCCTCATGGACAGTAGTCTTCATGTTGCTGCTGAAACTGTGATACAGtcggaaacaaaaacatcacaacaggaatataaattatttttattttacctttattttaccagATAAAATGTTTGTGAACCAGTTCTCATTTACACACATGACTTGGCTCCAgaagaaatatataaatattatacacacatagatacacatataaacatattaacatataaacatataaacatataaataactGGTCAACATGGAGCTGTTAATCATGAGAAGAGAAGAAATGGCAGCAgttagagcagtggttctcaaactttttctgttgggcctCATTTTAACAATGTGTCAAGTATAAGATTTATTGAAAGAAGTATTTGaacaaatgtttcacttttctttcagtaATTTGCTGTGCCAATAACATTTTTGCCTTAAgaatacaaataacctcaatattcCTTCCTGAgaaattaattttcaaataaaaatatgaaatgtgcattttttaaacaatgaataCATTTTGATAACAACAAATACTTTAACAATatcaatcatttttgctttgttgtttaCACCGGCGGTTTGTTTTAAACCACTTTCCTGCTTTGGGTTTTCATAAAGTTTCAAAAACTCCGGTGGCTTACCGACGTAACTCAGGTGAATGGCTCCAAGTGTCTCTTCAATTTATCAGGTTTCTtgctgtgtgtacatatatatgtatatgtgtatatatatatacatatatatgtatatatatgtataattattttaagataaattcaaagtcactttttaaaatgcacaaaaggGCCCCGACCTTGTTTTTCTTAACAGTCGTTGAGAACGCATCGTTGAGTCGAACCCCAGGAAGTTTAATCTGAACGCTGCCGAGCTTTCAAAGAGAAAAGCCTTCATCACTGTCACCAGACAGACACTGCAGGTAATCTGATTATAACCTCTGTCTGTTAATGTGATTATCTCCTCCACTGACTGTTAATCTGATTGAAAGCTCTTTGTAATCTGCTGCTCCTTGTAATATCGTTGGCTGCTCCTTGTGTGTgtaatctgattggctgctccTTGTGTCTATTAATCTGATTGgcttctccttgtgtgtgtaatCTGATTAGCTGCTCCTTGTGTCTATTAATCTCATTGGCTGCTCATTGTGTCTGTtaatctgattggctgctccTTGCAATCTGATTGTCTGCTCTTTgtaatctgattggctgcttcTTGTAATCTGATTGGCTGTTCCTTgtaatctgattggctgctccTTCTGTCTGTAAATCTGATTGGCAGCTCCTTGTAATATGATTGGCTGCCCATGTAATTTGATTGGCTGCTCCTTGTAATATGATTGGCTGCTCCATGTAATATGCTGCTTCTTGTAATCTGATTGGCCACTTCCTgtaatctgattggctgctccgtgtgtgtgttgaaggaaATGAAAGAGCAGATGTCGAGTCCAGCAGCTTCGTCATTGGACAGAAATAACAAACAGGTAAATACACGCTCTGGCCACGTAAACAAGTATGTTTTAATGTATGTtgacacatattttaaaatgttattattattatgtgtataAACATggtcattgtttgtgtttgtgttgttctcaCATTGATCAGGGACCGTCATGGCGACCTGGTGCTGATAAATTCATCCGTCTGGATCAACAGCTGCAAAACGCCAACTCTCACTTCATCGAGGAGCAGAACgttcagcagcaggtgaagagacagccaatcacagagctgctgactgatgatgtcatttcaCCGTGATGAtgtaacacgtgtgtgtgtgtgtctgtcgctgtgtgtatgtctgtgtttgtgtgtgtgtgtcagatgatAGCAGACCAGCAGGATGAGCAGCTGGAGCTCGTGTCAGGAACAATTGGAGTTCTGAAGAATATGTCGGAGCGGATTGGCCAGGAGCTGGACGAACAGTCTGTGTAAGATGAATGTTTATTAGTTACATCATAGGTCACATGATGAGCCGCTGTGGCGTGTGTGGTTTAATCCCAGTTTAAACCTGAGTCTAGATCCAGGTTTAATCAGAGTATAATCCAATTTTAAACCTGAGTCTAAATCCAGGTGAAACCAGAGTGTAATCCCAGTTTAAACCTGAGACTAAATCCGGGTTGAACCGGAGTATAATCCCAGTTTCAATTTGTCCATGCCTTGTCTCTGCAGGATGTTGGACGACTTCAGTCATGAGATGGATAACACTCATTCTAGACTGGACAATGTCATGAAGAAACTGGCCAAAGTGTCTCACATGACCAGTGGTaatctgttcattcattcattcattccttccttcattcatttcttcatt encodes the following:
- the LOC122780520 gene encoding ELAV-like protein 1 isoform X3; the encoded protein is MALRRGHIRYLKVCEVQSSQSDVRDAQHAAKGTDLYNNGFSEQMMEDEDARTNLIVNYLPQSMSQDELRSLFSSVGEVESAKLIRDKVAGHSLGYGFVNFVNHIDAERAINTLNGLRLQSKTIKVSFARPSSDTIKDANLYISGLPRTLSQPELEDMFARFGRIINSRVLVDQASGLSRGVAFIRFDKRAEAEDAIKHLNGNTPPGSSEPITVKFAANPNQGRNSQSTSPMYHGQSRRFGGPVHHQAQRFRFSPMSVDHMSGGGGVSGGSSSGWCIFIYNLGQDADEAILWQMFGPFGAVINVKVIRDFNTNKCKGFGFVTMANYEEAAMAIHSLNGYRLGDKVLQVSFKTSKGHK
- the LOC122780520 gene encoding ELAV-like protein 1 isoform X1; the encoded protein is MALRRGHIRYLKVCEVQSSQSDVRDAQHAAKGTDLYNNGFSEQMMEDEDARTNLIVNYLPQSMSQDELRSLFSSVGEVESAKLIRDKVAGHSLGYGFVNFVNHIDAERAINTLNGLRLQSKTIKVSFARPSSDTIKDANLYISGLPRTLSQPELEDMFARFGRIINSRVLVDQASGQSGDLSGQSCDLSGLSRGVAFIRFDKRAEAEDAIKHLNGNTPPGSSEPITVKFAANPNQGRNSQSTSPMYHGQSRRFGGPVHHQAQRFRFSPMSVDHMSGGGGVSGGSSSGWCIFIYNLGQDADEAILWQMFGPFGAVINVKVIRDFNTNKCKGFGFVTMANYEEAAMAIHSLNGYRLGDKVLQVSFKTSKGHK
- the LOC122780520 gene encoding ELAV-like protein 1 isoform X2; translated protein: MALRRGHIRYLKVCEVQSSQSDVRDAQHAAKGTDLYNNGFSEQMMEDEDARTNLIVNYLPQSMSQDELRSLFSSVGEVESAKLIRDKVAGHSLGYGFVNFVNHIDAERAINTLNGLRLQSKTIKVSFARPSSDTIKDANLYISGLPRTLSQPELEDMFARFGRIINSRVLVDQASGQSGDLSGLSRGVAFIRFDKRAEAEDAIKHLNGNTPPGSSEPITVKFAANPNQGRNSQSTSPMYHGQSRRFGGPVHHQAQRFRFSPMSVDHMSGGGGVSGGSSSGWCIFIYNLGQDADEAILWQMFGPFGAVINVKVIRDFNTNKCKGFGFVTMANYEEAAMAIHSLNGYRLGDKVLQVSFKTSKGHK
- the tmem259 gene encoding membralin isoform X1, which codes for MSDNQANNNNAPVNNNNNNIGANRIRNPNMNQNPLINVRDRLFHALFFKMAVTYARLFPPSFRRVFEFFVLLKALFVLFILAYIHIAFSRSPINCLEAVRERWPRDGILRVEIQRNSSRSPVFLQYYDSPSLQEELEAGQGGGVGLQEEDEEEEEIIVEMFDNSSVQFELDIEPRLKPSLVGGGRGGAGGGAGVNSSQDVSFSQTTKGMEPLKDSVSELEMMARAVWPQEEYIVEYSLEYGFLRLSQSTRQRLNIPVMVVTLDPMKDECFGDGFSRFLLDEFLGYDDILMSSVKALAENEENKGFLRNVVSGEHYRFVSMWMARTSYLAAFVIMVIFTLSVSMLLRYSHHQIFVFIVDLLQMLEMNMTIAFPAAPLLTVILALVGMEAIMSEFFNDTTTAFYIILIVWLADQYDAICCHTNTSKRHWLRFFYLYHFAFYAYHYRFNGQYSSLALVTSWLFIQHSMIYFFHHYELPAILQQIRIQEMLLQNQAGQNHQTALQDNLNNNTAAAANAGTPGPVDPAQSPASSNPAAAAAAAAAAAAGGAEVRAELNWVAHTAAIITEALSSTTQNTTGVDAESRLSSGSHGSGEGGAGGGAEGDDDSNVSAETKTTAHPIRGLQMEAGPSGAGLSQEPAQTDSSPSQCPGTDCGPQTVMTSS
- the stx6 gene encoding syntaxin-6, encoding MSMEDPFFVVKGEVEKAVNAAQGLHHRWRELLQEGGGASTQEMDWTTNELRNSLRSIEWDLEDLDETVSIVESNPRKFNLNAAELSKRKAFITVTRQTLQEMKEQMSSPAASSLDRNNKQGPSWRPGADKFIRLDQQLQNANSHFIEEQNVQQQMIADQQDEQLELVSGTIGVLKNMSERIGQELDEQSVMLDDFSHEMDNTHSRLDNVMKKLAKVSHMTSDRRQWCAIGVLLIILFIVLLLFFIL
- the tmem259 gene encoding membralin isoform X2, which translates into the protein MSDNQANNNNAPVNNNNNNIGANRIRNPNMNQNPLINVRDRLFHALFFKMAVTYARLFPPSFRRVFEFFVLLKALFVLFILAYIHIAFSRSPINCLEAVRERWPRDGILRVEIQRNSSRSPVFLQYYDSPSLQEELEAGQGGGVGLQEEDEEEEEIIVEMFDNSSVQFELDIEPRLKPSLVGGGRGGAGGGAGVNSSQDVSFSQTTKVWPQEEYIVEYSLEYGFLRLSQSTRQRLNIPVMVVTLDPMKDECFGDGFSRFLLDEFLGYDDILMSSVKALAENEENKGFLRNVVSGEHYRFVSMWMARTSYLAAFVIMVIFTLSVSMLLRYSHHQIFVFIVDLLQMLEMNMTIAFPAAPLLTVILALVGMEAIMSEFFNDTTTAFYIILIVWLADQYDAICCHTNTSKRHWLRFFYLYHFAFYAYHYRFNGQYSSLALVTSWLFIQHSMIYFFHHYELPAILQQIRIQEMLLQNQAGQNHQTALQDNLNNNTAAAANAGTPGPVDPAQSPASSNPAAAAAAAAAAAAGGAEVRAELNWVAHTAAIITEALSSTTQNTTGVDAESRLSSGSHGSGEGGAGGGAEGDDDSNVSAETKTTAHPIRGLQMEAGPSGAGLSQEPAQTDSSPSQCPGTDCGPQTVMTSS